Proteins from one Dama dama isolate Ldn47 chromosome 12, ASM3311817v1, whole genome shotgun sequence genomic window:
- the LOC133066191 gene encoding low molecular weight phosphotyrosine protein phosphatase-like, with the protein MAEQVTKLVLFVCLGNICRSPIAEAVFRKLVTDQNISDNWRIDSAATSTYELGNPPDYRGQACMKKHGIRMSHVARQVTKEDFATFDYILCMDESNLRDLNRKSNQVKNCRAKIELLGSYDPQKQLIIEDPYYGNDADFETVYQQRVRCCRPSWRRSADQAVPLWPRLVPPGHVSTVNSVPSEPRPQPSLQLTRCFSPDKIIVDGNQSLCLAKE; encoded by the coding sequence ATGGCTGAGCAGGTGACCAAGTTGGTGCTGTTCGTGTGTCTGGGTAACATCTGTCGATCACCCATCgcagaagcagttttcagaaaactTGTAACTGATCAAAACATTTCAGATAATTGGAGGATAGACAGTGCAGCAACATCCACGTATGAACTAGGAAACCCTCCTGATTATCGGGGGCAGGCTTGCATGAAGAAGCATGGTATCCGCATGAGTCATGTTGCCCGGCAGGTTACCAAAGAAGACTTTGCCACTTTTGATTATATACTATGTATGGATGAGAGCAATCTGAGAGATTTGAATAGAAAAAGTAATCAAGTTAAAAACTGCAGAGCGAAAATCGAACTACTCGGGAGCTATGATCCACAAAAACAACTTATCATTGAAGATCCCTATTATGGCAACGACGCGGACTTTGAGACCGTCTACCAGCAGCGCGTGCGGTGCTGCAGGCCTTCCTGGAGAAGGTCCGCTGACCAGGCCGTCCCGCTGTGGCCCAGGCTTGTCCCCCCAGGCCATGTGTCAACTGTCAACAGTGTCCCTTCCGAGCCAAGGCCACAGCCCTCCCTTCAGCTTACTCGCTGTTTCTCACCTGACAAAATAATTGTAGATGGAAATCAGTCTTTGTGTTTAgcaaaagagtaa